In Bacillus solimangrovi, a single genomic region encodes these proteins:
- a CDS encoding binary toxin-like calcium binding domain-containing protein, producing MCKTRNKKRLVSILTTFALTTQMFPLSSSTSYARVIEDDPNETFSQEINNTSIITNGLQGTYYSDAQFTEHLLIRMEDSDAMYDLDALKIPKVFKGKMENVHSIKWDGTIEPQYSEVYTFTTSDNEHIKLWVNDQILINGLNFDPLPIQMEEGELYHIRVAYSNPDEPLTDLDIKWSSESQEEEVISKEHIFLPVHSEDAGNSFSPEDLLVDELEEVIEEMSEELLEIQEEVIESTEEQVEETETPEPTEEQIEETETSEPLEEQVEEVETAETIKEQVEEAEITEPTEEQTEEAEITELIDEQVEAGGTESTDEQIETETLAKKVSEVGLFGSTAALDNLVGQNDEPSSVDTDNDGIIDYWEMEGYTHIAGLGLVSWEDEYAEFDAQRYVTSPYRKSTDEDPYSDLEEVMGQVDQAIDPLATHPLVPAFPDIQAEIESITITPNEMITTTDGTVLTEAWSDSTDKSKTTASSLGFKSGFEVGFEKSFGIKEGGASAKINGKVYGEANGQWDKSKTKTTTRVDSKQDTTSWSQATTTNPSEAATSVWNVKYTNKGTAPAYEIVPSLSLQIGDKTAVSMVPASTNIIQSIAPDNYYPSNGTIALQYIESGTVDTLPIKLTLDQVQLIQMGYPISLTTNQINAKALQLDNNGDPYLDDWNKYKVAIDAVSASITYVHPDKGEK from the coding sequence ATGTGTAAAACTAGAAATAAGAAACGATTAGTTTCTATTCTCACAACATTTGCGTTAACGACACAAATGTTTCCGCTTTCATCTTCAACAAGTTATGCGAGAGTTATTGAAGACGATCCTAACGAAACATTTAGCCAAGAAATAAATAATACATCGATCATTACGAATGGATTACAAGGAACCTACTACTCTGATGCACAATTCACAGAACATCTATTAATACGTATGGAAGATTCGGATGCAATGTATGATCTTGATGCACTTAAGATTCCGAAAGTGTTTAAGGGGAAAATGGAAAATGTTCATTCGATTAAATGGGATGGAACGATTGAACCACAGTATTCAGAAGTATATACGTTTACAACATCTGACAATGAACATATTAAACTATGGGTCAACGATCAAATACTTATTAATGGATTGAATTTTGATCCACTCCCAATTCAAATGGAAGAAGGCGAGCTATATCATATAAGAGTTGCCTATAGTAATCCAGACGAACCGCTCACTGACCTTGATATTAAGTGGAGCAGTGAAAGCCAAGAAGAAGAGGTTATTTCAAAAGAACATATTTTCTTACCAGTACACAGTGAGGATGCTGGAAATTCATTTTCACCTGAAGACCTACTTGTTGATGAATTAGAAGAAGTCATAGAAGAAATGTCAGAAGAATTACTTGAGATTCAAGAAGAAGTAATAGAATCAACAGAAGAACAAGTAGAAGAAACAGAAACGCCAGAACCAACAGAAGAACAAATAGAAGAAACAGAAACGTCGGAACCGTTAGAAGAACAAGTGGAAGAAGTAGAAACGGCTGAAACAATAAAAGAGCAAGTTGAAGAAGCAGAAATAACAGAACCAACAGAAGAACAAACTGAAGAAGCAGAAATAACAGAGTTAATAGATGAACAAGTTGAAGCAGGTGGAACGGAATCAACAGATGAACAAATTGAAACAGAAACGTTAGCTAAGAAAGTATCAGAAGTTGGTCTGTTCGGATCAACAGCAGCTTTAGATAATTTAGTAGGTCAGAATGATGAGCCTTCGAGTGTAGATACAGATAACGATGGAATAATAGACTACTGGGAAATGGAAGGGTATACGCATATTGCTGGTCTCGGATTAGTATCGTGGGAAGATGAATACGCTGAATTTGATGCACAAAGGTATGTTACATCACCATACAGAAAAAGTACAGATGAAGACCCATATAGTGATCTTGAGGAAGTAATGGGACAAGTCGATCAGGCAATCGATCCTCTTGCTACACATCCATTAGTACCGGCATTTCCTGATATTCAAGCAGAGATTGAAAGTATAACGATAACGCCTAATGAAATGATAACAACAACTGATGGTACAGTGTTGACGGAGGCTTGGAGTGATAGTACTGATAAAAGTAAAACCACGGCAAGCTCACTTGGTTTTAAGTCAGGGTTTGAAGTTGGTTTTGAAAAGAGCTTTGGCATAAAAGAAGGTGGCGCGAGTGCGAAAATTAACGGTAAGGTTTATGGAGAAGCGAATGGACAATGGGATAAAAGCAAGACAAAAACAACGACTCGTGTAGATAGCAAACAGGATACAACGAGCTGGAGTCAGGCGACAACAACGAATCCGTCAGAAGCTGCAACGAGTGTTTGGAATGTGAAATATACAAATAAAGGGACAGCACCAGCTTATGAAATTGTTCCTAGCTTGTCGCTACAAATTGGTGACAAAACCGCAGTTTCAATGGTACCAGCTAGTACGAATATAATTCAAAGTATAGCTCCTGATAATTACTATCCTAGTAATGGAACAATCGCATTGCAGTATATTGAATCAGGTACAGTGGATACGTTACCGATCAAGCTCACATTAGACCAAGTCCAATTAATTCAAATGGGTTACCCAATTTCACTAACTACCAATCAAATTAATGCAAAAGCGTTACAGCTTGACAATAATGGAGACCCATATTTGGATGACTGGAACAAATATAAGGTAGCAATTGATGCTGTATCAGCAAGTATTACGTATGTACATCCAGACAAGGGAGAAAAA